A stretch of Anolis sagrei isolate rAnoSag1 chromosome X, rAnoSag1.mat, whole genome shotgun sequence DNA encodes these proteins:
- the LOC137097941 gene encoding LOW QUALITY PROTEIN: uncharacterized protein (The sequence of the model RefSeq protein was modified relative to this genomic sequence to represent the inferred CDS: substituted 1 base at 1 genomic stop codon), producing the protein LGFLLRFLLLFLLLLHFLLLCFLFRFLLLFLLHFLFLLLHFLLFPLPTPPPLLPPPPPLPPPSLPPPLIPPPPLPTPPPLLPPPLPTPLPLPPPPLPPVSSSYSSSSASSTSSTSSSVASSSTYSSSSTSYSSSTSYSSSSSSSSTSSSISSSSSTSYFSSSSSSSSSYSSSSTSSSSSAYSSSSTSYSSSSSSSSTSSSISSSSSTSYFSSSSSSSSSYSSSSTSSSSSAYSSSSTSYSSSSSSSSSTSSSISSSSSTSYFSSSSSSSSSYSSSSTSSSSSAYSSSSTSYSSSSSSSSTSSSISSSSSTSYFSSSSSSSSSYSSTSSSSSAYSSSSTSYSSSSSSSSSTSSSISSSSSTSYFSSSSFSSSSSSSASSSSSTSFSSSXSSSSSASSSTSSSSSASSS; encoded by the coding sequence CTTGGCTTTCtcctccgcttcctcctcctcttcctactcctcctccacttcctcctcctctgcttcctcttccgcttcctcctcctcttcctactccacttcctcttcctcctcctccacttcctcctgtttcctcttcctactcctcctcctctgcttcctccacctcctccacttcctcctccgtcgcttcctcctccacttattcctcctcctccacttcctactcctcctcctcttcttcctcctcctcttcctactccacttcctcttcctcctcctccacttcctcctgtttcctcttcctactcctcctcctctgcttcctccacctcctccacttcctcctccgtcgcttcctcctccacttattcctcctcctccacttcctactcctcctccacttcctattcctcctcctcttcttcctcctccacttcctcctccatttcctcctcctcctcaacttcctacttctcctcctcttcctcctcctcctcttcgtactcctcctcctccacttcctcctcctcctctgcatattcctcctcctccacttcctattcctcctcctcttcttcctcctccacttcctcctccatttcctcctcctcctcaacttcctacttctcctcctcttcctcctcctcctcttcgtattcctcctcctccacctcctcctcctcctctgcatattcctcctcctccacttcctattcctcctcctcttcttcctcctcctccacttcctcctccatttcctcctcctcctcaacttcctacttctcctcctcttcctcctcctcctcttcgtattcctcctcctccacctcctcctcctcctctgcatattcctcctcctccacttcctattcctcctcctcttcttcctcctccacttcctcctccatttcctcctcctcctcaacttcctacttctcctcctcttcctcctcctcctcttcgtactcctccacttcctcctcctcctccgcatattcctcctcctccacttcctactcctcctcctcttcttcctcctcctccacttcctcctccatttcctcctcctcctcaacttcctacttctcctcctcttcgttctcctcctcctcctcttcctccgcttcctcctcctcctccacttccttctcctcttcctaatcctcctcctcctctgcttcctcctccacttcctcctcctcctccgcttcctcctcc